Proteins encoded by one window of Pseudobdellovibrionaceae bacterium:
- a CDS encoding Smr/MutS family protein, with protein MNELDWQELLLHIESQCLTDRGKDWLGSQKAFDTKEAASQRQQEILQFIATVEGASLTLRLHGLDLVQTWLRRVEKNQVLNLLDLKDLRLFLEDLTDIHEQLPQVEHLPYFTALQSQLLNPDSLLTYINIVLSENGEIRSDASETLFKLFNEKKSLQSQVKNILNKIVKDQDLEGILQDRFVTTREGRWVLPVISGMRHDFGGIIHDSSQSKQTVFMEPQTAIPVNNKISEVELKIQAEIERILKELSEHIHREFKSIHASYLLLQELDGLHAIALFAAKAELKEFKWSENNTELFLPECRNPLLVIESPNVVANGVELNTRHRILILSGPNAGGKTVLLKSIGLACEMARWGWPVCTQGTAIIPFFNNIFISIGDEQDIEASLSSFGGHLKKLNHATSLKGPDQLLLIDEICGATEAQEGAALARAFIEEYRQNEVFGVITSHLAPLRSHWQEGVINGSMQYDPHKSQPTFRFVMGLAGESLAIPTAKRYGVSEHIIQRATGYLTPEAQKKFSGLEEIENTKAQLIELQAEYKHKLQEVKQTEDRLQRARQEFESDKKTFFKDNLNEYQKQLEDLIKFDEIKSKFDNIKNLEKLKSTLPNVVKYSSPTPEDSGLTPENFEKKCPPGTSVFVKSLKKQAIVQGKPNSKQEVPVLSQSMHIQVPISDIVLGSGGSSSPSQKTSLQGAGARVSYSRKETLETERTVDLRGKTIDEALDILEEELDRAVSHQLLKLKIIHGHGTQDRLKKSVRTYLSRNTFVKGWLSGRAYNESDGVTIAELLV; from the coding sequence ATGAACGAACTTGATTGGCAGGAACTGCTTTTACATATTGAATCCCAATGTCTTACCGACAGAGGTAAGGACTGGCTTGGCTCACAAAAGGCCTTTGACACCAAAGAGGCCGCATCACAAAGACAACAAGAGATTTTGCAATTTATAGCTACGGTAGAGGGCGCCTCGTTGACTTTGCGCTTACACGGTCTTGATCTGGTGCAAACTTGGCTAAGACGTGTAGAAAAAAACCAGGTTTTAAATCTTTTAGACTTAAAGGACTTACGACTTTTTCTTGAAGACCTCACCGATATTCACGAACAACTCCCACAGGTTGAACATCTTCCCTACTTCACTGCACTCCAGAGCCAGTTGCTCAACCCTGATTCTTTGCTCACCTATATCAACATCGTCCTATCAGAGAATGGCGAAATTCGTTCTGATGCAAGTGAAACCTTATTTAAACTTTTTAATGAGAAAAAATCTTTACAGAGCCAAGTCAAAAATATTTTAAATAAGATCGTCAAAGATCAAGACCTTGAGGGTATCTTGCAAGATCGCTTTGTCACCACTCGAGAGGGCCGATGGGTCTTGCCTGTGATCAGTGGCATGCGACATGATTTTGGTGGCATCATCCATGACTCCAGCCAAAGCAAACAGACCGTATTTATGGAGCCCCAAACGGCGATCCCTGTGAATAATAAAATCTCAGAGGTGGAACTTAAAATTCAAGCCGAGATTGAACGCATCCTCAAAGAACTTAGCGAACATATTCACCGCGAGTTCAAGTCCATTCACGCCTCTTATCTTTTGTTACAAGAACTTGATGGCCTGCATGCCATTGCTCTGTTTGCTGCCAAAGCCGAACTTAAAGAGTTTAAGTGGTCTGAAAATAACACCGAATTATTTTTACCTGAGTGCCGCAACCCTCTTTTAGTCATTGAAAGCCCCAATGTGGTCGCAAACGGTGTGGAACTGAACACTCGTCACCGTATTTTAATTTTATCTGGACCCAATGCTGGGGGAAAAACAGTTTTGCTTAAAAGCATTGGGCTGGCCTGCGAGATGGCGCGCTGGGGTTGGCCTGTGTGCACACAAGGCACAGCCATCATCCCTTTCTTTAACAATATCTTTATCTCCATTGGCGACGAACAGGACATCGAAGCCAGTTTAAGTTCCTTTGGTGGCCATTTAAAAAAACTCAATCACGCCACCTCTTTAAAGGGCCCAGACCAACTCTTATTGATTGATGAGATTTGTGGAGCGACCGAGGCGCAAGAAGGTGCGGCCTTAGCGCGCGCCTTTATTGAGGAGTATCGTCAGAATGAAGTGTTTGGTGTGATCACCAGTCACTTAGCTCCCTTAAGATCCCACTGGCAGGAAGGCGTGATCAATGGAAGCATGCAGTACGATCCGCACAAGTCTCAACCCACTTTTCGTTTTGTGATGGGGCTTGCAGGAGAATCTTTAGCTATTCCCACAGCTAAGAGATACGGAGTATCTGAGCATATCATTCAAAGGGCTACAGGTTACCTGACACCCGAAGCTCAAAAAAAGTTCTCTGGCCTTGAAGAGATTGAAAACACCAAGGCCCAACTTATAGAACTGCAAGCCGAATACAAACACAAACTGCAAGAGGTAAAGCAAACCGAAGACAGGCTTCAGCGTGCTAGGCAAGAGTTTGAAAGCGATAAAAAAACTTTCTTTAAAGACAACTTAAACGAGTATCAGAAGCAACTCGAAGACCTTATCAAGTTTGATGAGATCAAATCCAAATTTGACAATATTAAAAATCTTGAAAAACTGAAAAGCACTTTGCCTAATGTGGTAAAGTACTCCTCTCCCACACCTGAAGACAGTGGCCTTACACCTGAAAACTTTGAAAAGAAATGTCCACCAGGAACATCTGTGTTTGTTAAAAGTTTAAAAAAACAAGCCATCGTTCAGGGTAAACCTAACTCGAAACAAGAGGTTCCTGTTTTGTCGCAATCCATGCACATTCAAGTTCCTATTTCAGATATTGTTTTAGGCTCTGGTGGAAGTAGTAGCCCCTCACAAAAAACCTCTTTACAAGGAGCAGGGGCTCGGGTGTCGTACAGCCGCAAAGAGACCCTAGAAACAGAGCGCACGGTCGACTTACGAGGCAAGACCATTGATGAGGCTTTAGATATTTTAGAAGAAGAATTGGATCGCGCTGTATCTCATCAACTTTTAAAACTTAAAATCATTCATGGTCACGGCACACAAGACCGACTTAAAAAGTCCGTGCGTACCTATTTGTCTCGTAATACCTTTGTTAAAGGTTGGCTCTCAGGCCGAGCTTACAACGAAAGCGATGGTGTGACCATCGCCGAACTTCTTGTTTGA